A window of the Helianthus annuus cultivar XRQ/B chromosome 4, HanXRQr2.0-SUNRISE, whole genome shotgun sequence genome harbors these coding sequences:
- the LOC110934004 gene encoding uncharacterized protein LOC110934004, whose protein sequence is MSISVDSNNLSFVNDLNPGKDMCKMKARIIRKWNQGYKMDLIFIAEKGAKIQAEDDVVILSKFGVGENKDLYKVVVQPYKINFYRCTTVTPVRYWQGVEYGFSFRAYQDILQGEALNSLSVDIAGSVVCCGDLKFFGRPPKETKKINIDIQDLEGKVLRCTVWNDYALQFKEFISKIPAHDHVMFATRMFLNEEIDEVNQLRRSLILKFGQGSSSTSQTILSSQTVFPLHKEFVTDGVRKHVDEISEIEKEMSCVVVATIKIVQEKYGWFYTACHKCFKKVMGKSEYLQNVENVSDDIVQLPATSLVYPKCRSECIAITTNLRLIFEYSFAVYLVICIYFKFKVQVRVQDESGSVSFVMFDRDVQKLLGLAASDIRERQVKANDTGCFPYEIFRLVDKKVAFKIDVLEFNFKNDYRVYTVQKTCDDPEIIAELVGADGNGDENTDEVAEVKDVNISESSQVSAERTSRDVISVKADSSAIEVEKDSGSSPNGKRIAQDVDVVNVGELSTNGRRTRKKLSKVNN, encoded by the exons ATGTCAATATCAGTTGATAGTAACAATCTTAGTTTTGTTAACGATTTGAATCCTGGGAAAGATATGTGTAAGATGAAAGCGAGAATTATTCGAAAATGGAATCAAGGTTACAAAATGGATCTCATCTTCATTGCTGAAAAG GGTGCGAAGATTCAAGCAG AAGATGATGTTGTCATTCTGTCGAAATTTGGTGTTGGTGAgaataaagatttatataaaGTTGTAGTACAGCCttataaaatcaacttttatAGATGCACAACTGTTACACCTGTGAGATATTGGCAAGGTGTTGAGTATGGTTTCAGCTTCAGAGCTTATCAAGATATTCTTCAAGGAGAGGCGTTAAACTCTTTGAGTGTTG ATATTGCTGGATCAGTGGTTTGTTGTGGAGATCTTAAATTCTTTGGTCGACCTCCAAAAGAGACTAAGAAGATCAATATCGATATTCAAGACTTGGA GGGTAAGGTTTTGCGGTGTACTGTGTGGAATGATTATGCTCTGCAGTTTAAGGAGTTCATCTCTAAAATTCCAGCTCATGATCATGTGATG TTTGCAACACGAATGTTTCTGaatgaagaaattgatgaagTTAATCAGCTAAGGAGGAG TCTTATACTGAAGTTTGGACAAGGGAGTAGTTCTACTTCTCAAACAATACTATCGTCTCAGACCGTTTTTCCATTGCATAAAGAATTTGTAACTGATGGTGTGAGGAAACATGTTGATGAGATTAGTGAGATAGAAAAG GAAATGTCTTGTGTTGTGGTTGCGACAATTAAGATTGTGCAAGAAAAGTATGGTTGGTTTTATACTGCCTGTCATAAGTGTTTCAAGAAGGTCATGGGTAAAAGTGAATACTTGCAGAATGTTGAAaatgtttcggatgatattgTTCAGTTGCCCGCGACTTCTTTGGTTTATCCCAAATGTCGTAGTGAATGTATAGCCATCACCACAAA TTTAAGACTGATATTTGAATATAGTTTTGCAGTTTACTTAGTCATTTGTATATATTTCAAGTTCAAGGTGCAAGTCCGGGTGCAGGATGAGAGTGGTAGTGTTTCTTTTGTTATGTTTGATAGAGATGTTCAGAAGCTTCTTGGATTAGCGGCGAGTGACATAAGAGAGAGGCAGGTGAAGGCGAATGATACTGGATGTTTCCCTTATGAGATATTTCgattggttgataagaaggtCGCTTTTAAGATTGATGTTTTAGAGTTCAATTTTAAAAATGACTATCGTGTTTATACCGTGCAAAAAACATGTGATGATCCAGAAATAATTGCTGAGTTGGTTGGTGCAGATGGTAATGGTGATGAAAATACTGATGAG GTAGCTGAAGTTAAAGATGTTAACATTTCAGAATCTTCCCAGGTGTCTGCTGAACGAACTTCAAGG GATGTTATCTCTGTTAAGGCCGACTCTTCAGCCATTGAAGTTGAAAAGGATTCTGGATCAAGTCCCAATGGAAAGCGGATAGCTCAAGATGTTGATGTTGTTAACGTTGGTGAGCTATCCACTAATGGGAGAAGAACCCGGAAGAAGCTGTCTAAGGTTAACAATTAG